The Streptomyces sp. 135 sequence ACGTGCGCGAGCTTGCCGTCGGTGAATTCCACCTCGCGCAGCGCGAGGCGTATGCCGTGCAACGCGTCGTCGGCGAGGCGGCGGGCCTCGGCGAGGGAGGTGCCCGTCGCGGATGGGGGTCCCCCTGCTCCTTAAGAGCTTGGGGGAGGGTTCCACGCGCCCGACGCGGCGTCAGCTTCCCTGCCCTCCACCGCGTCGAGCAGATGCGCGAGGCGGCCGAAGAGGCGGACCGCCTCGGCGAGCGGCGCCGCGTTGCCCCGGCCGTCCGGCGAGGGCCGCGGTGTGCGCGAAGGCCGCCGCGGTCTCGGTCGGCTCGGTGACCGTGAGCAGCGACGTGCCGCGCCCCGCCAAGGCCTCGATCCCGGCCTGCCGTTCGACGGCGTCCACCAGGACCGCCGTGTCGAAGCCCACCGCGGAGCCGGTCCGGGCACCCGCCCTGTCCCGGCTCCTGGCCACGCGCCGCGCGGCGGCGGCCACCGGACGCCGCGCCAGCAGCCCGTCCCCGTCGACGACATGGTCCCTGACCTTCGCCGAGGCCAGCACCAGCGAGACGGAGGCGGTCCGCATGCCGCGCAGGGGGCAGGGTCTTGTGGTGCGCCGCCGCCCCGGTCGACCGCCCGGCCTGAGCCTCCGTCAGGACGGAGATGATGAGGCCGTCGTAGTTGGTGACGACGCGGGCGAACTGCCCGTGGTCACCGCGCAGTGCGAGGCACAGGCCGCACAGGTGCGCCATCCACTGGGTCTTCAGTCCCTCGCCGAGGCGATGGCTACAGGGCCTGACGATTCCGAACAAGACGACTTCCCCGAGCGGCCCGTAGTCGATCAACTCCCGCATCGCAGCGAGAGCCGTTCACCCGTACGCACCCGCCGTCACCCATACGCCGTCGACAATCATATTTCACTCTGTGTCAGCGTGCGTGCACAGTACGGCCCTTGAAGTACGGCATGCGTCGGCGTGTTGACTGTGCACCAGTACCGTCACGAAAACCCCGCGCGGCGACTATCCACTTGGCGCACCATCCGCATCATGGACGAGCATAGGAATGCGGAACGCAGGGAAACCGCTGTGAGAGGAGGCGTCCATGGGATCGGTGCGCAAGGCGAGTGCCTGGCTTGGGCTCGTCGACGACAACAACGACGAGCGTTACTACGACGACGGCTACGAAGACGACCGGGACGAGGGGCCCGGTCAGCCGGAGGCCTGGGTCACCGACCCGCGCGTGCGGGTGGCCGACGAGAAGGCCGTGGACGACGGGCGCCGGATCGGGACCGTGACCCCGGACAGCTTCCGGGACGCGCGCGCGATCGGCGAGCTCTTCCGGGACGGTGTCCCGGTCATCATGAACCTCACGTCCATGGAGCCCACGGACGCCAAGCGCGTGGTCGACTTCGCCGCCGGTCTCACCTTCGGCCTGCGCGGTTCGATCGAGCGCGTGGCGACCCGGGTCTTCCTGCTCACCCCCGCCGACACGCACATCGTCAACGGCGAGGCCACGAGCCGCCCCTCGGACGGCTTTTTCAACCAGAGCTAGGGGCAAGCCCGCTCACCGGGACCCGGCCGGGGTCACCGGAAGGCGTCGAGGCCGGTGAGCGCCTTGCCCAGCACCAGCTGATGCATCTCGACGGTGCCCTCGTAGGTGAGCACCGATTCGAGGTTCGTCGCGTGCCGCATGACGGGGTACTCCAGCGAGATCCCGTTGGCCCCCAGGATCGTCCTGGACGTGCGGCAGATCTCGATCGCTTCGCGCACGTTGTTGAGCTTGCCGAAGCTGACCTGTTCGGGCCGGAGCCTGCCGGCGTCCAGGCGCCGCCCGAGATGATGGGCGAGCAGGACGCCCTTGTGCAGCTCGACCGCCATGTCGGCGAGCTTGGCCTGGGTGAGCTGGAAGCCGCCGATGGGCCGGCCGAACTGCTCGCGGGTCCTCGCGTACTCCACCGCCGCGTCGAAGGACGACCGGGCGGCACCCATCGCACCCCAGACGATGCCGTAGCGCGCGTGGGACAGACAGCTGAGCGGGCCCTTCAGGCCGACGACCGCCGGCAGGACCGCGTCGGCGGGCAGCCGCACCTCGTCCATCACCAGCTCACTGGTGACGCTGGCGCGCAGCGACCACTTGTGCTTGATCTCGGGCGCCGAGAACCCCGCCGCGTCGGTCGGTACGACGAAGCCCCTGATGCCCTCCTCGGTCTGCGCCCAGACGACGGCGACCCCGGCCACCGAGCCGTTGGTGATCCACATCTTCCGGCCGCTGAGCAGCCAGTCGGCGCCGTCCCGCTTCGCGTACGTCCGCATGGACGCCGGGTCCGAGCCGTGGTCGGGCTCGGTCAGGCCGAAGCAGCCGATGATCTCGCCGGCGGCCATCCCGGGCAGCCACCGCTGCTTCTGCTCCTCGGAGCCGAAGCGGTGGATGGCGTACATGGCGAGGGAGCCCTGCACGGAGACCAGGGAGCGGATGCCGGAGTCGGCGGCCTCCAGCTCCAGGCAGGCGAGCCCGTACTGGACGGCGCTCGCGCCCGCGCAGCCGTACCCCTCCAGTGACATGCCGAGCGCCCCGAGGGAGCCGAGCTCGCGGGCCAGCTCGTGGATGCCGGGCAGTTCGCCCTTCTCGTACCAGTCGGCGATGTGCGGCAGGACCCGGTCGGCGGCCCAGGACCGCACGGTGTCGCGGATCGCGAGGTCGTCGGGGTCGAGGAGGTCGTCGATGCCGAGGGGGTCGGCGGGGTCGAAGGGCGGCAGCGGGGTGCGGGCGCTTGCGGACATGCGGGCCTCCGGCGGCACAAAACTAGCAGTGGTAGTCAGCTATGGCTCGCGCTGACGTTACGACGCGGTGTCCCGCACGTCCAGGGCGGCTCAGCGGCGGGACCGCGCGTCCAGGGTGGCTCAGCGCAGGGACTTCGCGCCCACACCCGCGGGGTCCCGGGGTGCCGGAATCGCCTGCTCGGGCCGGGCCGCGGGCGCCCCGCACTCCATGGCCCGCGGCAGCCTCAGCGCAGCGAGCGCGCCGAGCAGCAGGAGTCCGGCGCTGACCAGCAGCGTCACGTGCAGGCCGTGCACGAAGGAGTCGCGGGCCGTGGCGCGCAGGGCCTCGCCCGCCCCGCCGCCGAGCCGCGAGGCCACTTCGTACGCCTCGCCGAGCGAGTGGCTCGCCGCCGCGCTGTCCGCCGCCGGGACGCCCGGCACCGAGGAGAGCCCCGGCGCGTACGCGGCGTTCATGACGGTGCCGAGCAGCGCGATGCCGATGCCCGCGCCCAGCTGGTAGGAGGTCTCGCCGATCGCCGCGGCGCTGCCGGCCTGTGCGGGCGGGGCCTCGCTGAGCATCGACTCGTAGGCGCCGAAGAGCGTGGTCTCCAGGCCGAAGCCGAGCAGGACGAAGCCGGTGAGCAGCAGGGTGTCGTTGGCGTGGCCGCCCATGCCGGTCAGTACCACCACGGCGGCCGCGGTGAGGCAGAACCCCGTGCAGACCATGGTGCGCGGCCCGAAGCGGTGCAGCAGCTTCGATCCGGCGAGGCCCGCGGCCATCGCGGCGATGGTGAGCGGCAGCAGCCGCAGGCCGGTCTCCAGCGGGGAGAGGCCGAGGACCAGCTGGAGGTACTGGGCGGCGATCAGCTCCAGGCCGACGAGCGCCAGCATGGCGAGCACGATGCAGCCGACCGAGGTGCTGAACGCGGGCCGCCGGAACATCGACAGGTCGACCAGGGGGTGCTCGCGCCGCCGCTGCCTGCGGACGAAGCCGGTGAGCAGGGCGGCGCCCACGGCCAGGGAGAGCAGCGTCGTGGCGCCGAGCGGCGACTCGCCGCCGCCGAGCCGCTTCACGCCGAGCACGACGCCGAAGAGTCCGCCCGCGGCCATCAGCGCGCCGACCACGTCCCACGGTCCGTCGCGCTCGCCGGTCGACTCGGGCAGCAGCCAGCGCCCGATGGGCAGGCTGACCAGCATCAGCGGGATGTTTATGAGGAAGACCGAGCCCCACCAGAAGTGCTCCAGGAGGAACCCGCCGAGCAGGGGTCCGACGGCCGCGCCGACGGCGGCCACCGCGCTCCAGATGCCGATGGCGACGGCCCGCTCGCGCCGGTCGGGGAAGACCTGGCGCAGGATCGACAGCGTCGCGGGCATGATCATCGCGCCGCCGACGCCGAGCAGCGCCCGGGCCGCGATCAGGACCTGCGCGTTGTCCGCGAGGGCCGCGACCGCCGAGGCGACGCCGAAGAGGGCGTACCCGAACAAGAGGACGCGTCTGCGCCCGACGCGGTCGCCGAGCGTGCCGAAGAGGATGAGGAGCGAGGCGCAGACCAGTGGATAGATGTCCACGATCCACAGCAGTTCGATCGCGCCGGGCCGCAGGTCCTCGGTGACCGCGGGCACGGCGACGTGCAGGACGGTGGCGTCGACGGCGACCAGCAGCAGGCTGACGCAGAGGACGACGAGCACGAGCCAGCGGTTGGCCCCGGAAACGGCCCCGGATCCCCGACGGCCCTGCGGTGCTGCGGCCGTGGTCGTCCCGGACATGTACGTACCTCCCAGTGGTCCCTCGCTTCGGCGGCCTGCGGGATGGGGACTGGCTGCTCCGGCGGCGCGGACAAAGGCGAGTGAGCGGCCAGAGTACGCGAGTTCATCCCTGGGGCGCGTGGCGGACCTCTCATGGTTGTACGGACGTGGTGTGGCGTGCGCCACGCCCTGCGCGCCCGGTCCGTGCTCCCGGGCGCCCCTGGCGGGCATCCGGTTCCCGCCACGGCCGATAATCGAGCCCGTGACCGATCTTGATCAACGCCCCTCACCGCCGTCGACCGGCTTCGCGCTGCGCCGCGCGGCGCCCGCCCTCGCGGTGTACGCCGGGGTGCGCGCGCTGGGTCTCGCGGTGCTCGCGGTGTGGGGGGCGGTGGCGGGCAAGAGCCCGCACACGCTGCTGGCCGCCCGCTGGGACTCGCTCTGGTACACCCGCGTCGCCGAGCACGGCTACGGCTGGGAGGTGACGCTCCCCGACGGCAGCGTGCACTCGAACCTCGCGTTCTTCCCGCTCCTGCCCTGGCTCGAGCGGCTCGGCGCGGCGGTCAGTCCCTTGTCGTACGCCGACGCGGGGCTGGCGGTGAGCTGGCTCGCGTCGCTCTTCGCCGCCGCGGGGATCTTCGCGGTCACCGACCATCTGTACGGGCGCCGGGCCGGGGTCTGCGCCGTCGCGCTCTGGGCGGTGCTCCCGGTCGGCGTCGTGCA is a genomic window containing:
- a CDS encoding cell division protein SepF, with protein sequence MGSVRKASAWLGLVDDNNDERYYDDGYEDDRDEGPGQPEAWVTDPRVRVADEKAVDDGRRIGTVTPDSFRDARAIGELFRDGVPVIMNLTSMEPTDAKRVVDFAAGLTFGLRGSIERVATRVFLLTPADTHIVNGEATSRPSDGFFNQS
- a CDS encoding acyl-CoA dehydrogenase family protein → MSASARTPLPPFDPADPLGIDDLLDPDDLAIRDTVRSWAADRVLPHIADWYEKGELPGIHELARELGSLGALGMSLEGYGCAGASAVQYGLACLELEAADSGIRSLVSVQGSLAMYAIHRFGSEEQKQRWLPGMAAGEIIGCFGLTEPDHGSDPASMRTYAKRDGADWLLSGRKMWITNGSVAGVAVVWAQTEEGIRGFVVPTDAAGFSAPEIKHKWSLRASVTSELVMDEVRLPADAVLPAVVGLKGPLSCLSHARYGIVWGAMGAARSSFDAAVEYARTREQFGRPIGGFQLTQAKLADMAVELHKGVLLAHHLGRRLDAGRLRPEQVSFGKLNNVREAIEICRTSRTILGANGISLEYPVMRHATNLESVLTYEGTVEMHQLVLGKALTGLDAFR
- a CDS encoding MFS transporter, with translation MSGTTTAAAPQGRRGSGAVSGANRWLVLVVLCVSLLLVAVDATVLHVAVPAVTEDLRPGAIELLWIVDIYPLVCASLLILFGTLGDRVGRRRVLLFGYALFGVASAVAALADNAQVLIAARALLGVGGAMIMPATLSILRQVFPDRRERAVAIGIWSAVAAVGAAVGPLLGGFLLEHFWWGSVFLINIPLMLVSLPIGRWLLPESTGERDGPWDVVGALMAAGGLFGVVLGVKRLGGGESPLGATTLLSLAVGAALLTGFVRRQRRREHPLVDLSMFRRPAFSTSVGCIVLAMLALVGLELIAAQYLQLVLGLSPLETGLRLLPLTIAAMAAGLAGSKLLHRFGPRTMVCTGFCLTAAAVVVLTGMGGHANDTLLLTGFVLLGFGLETTLFGAYESMLSEAPPAQAGSAAAIGETSYQLGAGIGIALLGTVMNAAYAPGLSSVPGVPAADSAAASHSLGEAYEVASRLGGGAGEALRATARDSFVHGLHVTLLVSAGLLLLGALAALRLPRAMECGAPAARPEQAIPAPRDPAGVGAKSLR